Part of the Uloborus diversus isolate 005 chromosome 2, Udiv.v.3.1, whole genome shotgun sequence genome, agtatttcatATAATTGTATTTGTAAcgtaatccaaaaaaaatttcaaatctgagttattacaattttgaaggatcatttttaaatgatgaaatagtTACCTTACAatgcttataaaaaataatatttacaatttgtacagtttaattttgaaataataatagaatCAAACTACACAgcaaatcatttctttttttaaacacaaaataagctttgaTTACAAACAAATATCAAAACCCACTTCTTAAAAAGCTTGTTGATCTTAAATCAATGTCTTGATAGTAATGTACATGAAAAATACCAAAGAGATACAAGTTTAAGTTTCACTGACTTTGGCCATAAGATCATCACAAATACCACCAAGCTTActattttcaattttgatttgcttgtaatcactttctaagcTTGAAATTTTAAGTTCAGCTTTTTTAAGCTGTGCTTTTAGGACAGCAGCTTGTGCATCACTAACTTTTTTAGCATTAGCCAAGTCTGTGTTTGCTTTTTGCAACATTTCTTCTGCCCTTGATTGCAATAATtggtatttcttttctttctcctgCAACTCCATTTGAATAGTCAAGACTTGTTGCTTTAGACAATCTTCATTATCTTTGTaaacttttaacatatttttacactgttCATAACGTTTATGAAAGTCAGAAAATGTACTCTCCAAACTTTGAAAATCAGAAGTGGATACCTTAAGGTCttcttttatctttttgttttcaatttctaaatCATTATTTTCAGCTTCAAGTGTctttagtttttctgaaaaattcaaggCCATAACAGACATTTCAGTCAAACTTGCATGAAAAGCAACACATAATTTACTCAAATTATTCTTTTGCTGTTCCATCTCTTCCAGCTTTTTCAAACTCTCTTGTTCTATTTCCCTTTGCCTAATGAGAAAACCCTCCTGGAGTGAGAGTTCTTGCATTTTTAGACGCTGTTGTAATTCCTCTTCAGAATATAGTGTAACAGGGTCAGGCTCTGGAACAGCACTTGTGTGATTTCTAACAACTGGAGAATCAAAGGATATTAAAACATTCCCTAAAGACTCTCTAACAGAGATATTTGCTAAAGGCTTGTTgactatttcttctttttttgcagcGTCTATATCGGTGTTCACTTCTTCGTTAATAACATTTCTTTCATTCTCTACAATAGTATCAGATTCCTGAGCAGTTTCAAGAATAAAACCCAGTTTGTTACTTTTATTCGAACATTGATTTGAAAACTTCTCATGCAAGGGATCGAAATTCACATACAGTGATGATCTTGCTACATTATTTTCAATTGCAACCTTAGAAGATCCAGCATTTTCCAGAAAAGACATGGAAGAAggatctttaaaaaattgaacagcATCATGAAATTCATCATCTTTAAGCAAATTCGCATTTTCGTTACTGggaaaatcagaaaatatttcacccTGGGTTGAACCTATATCAGTTGAATCTAATAAATTTTTATGTCCTGCAATATTCGAATCAGGAATATTGTTTCTGGTATTGTTACTTGAAAATTCAGGAAATATTTCACAGTGGGTATTTAAACCTACATCAGTTGAATCTAATAAATTTTCATTCCCGGCAACATTATCATCAGGAACATCGTTCCTGGCATTGctatttgaaaaatcagaaaatatttcactgtGGGTACCTAAACTTACAGAAGTTGAAtccaataaatttttatttcctgCAATATTCACATTAGGAATATCTTTACTGGGATTGTTAGTGGAAAATATTTCAGTTGAGTCCAATAAATTCATATTGCCAACAATATTCTCATCAGGAATATCGTTTGTCTCCAGATTAGGACAAAGAGAGGGTGAATCTAAAATACTGACATTAGGACTCATTTCATTCGCAATCCCTTTTTGCAGCGATATTTCAGAACAATCTTTAAATACTTCTGAGGTGTTGTTGGTAGCATTAAAGCATGTCACATTTTGCACATCATTCAATAATTCAGTATCAGAGCATAAGCCCGAATCAAAGGCAGTACGTTCAAATGTGATGCAATTTGCATTAgctttattgttctcattttcaTCGCAATTGTTTCCGTTTGTTGACAATATCGAGCTCGGATTTTCTGCCATACTAACGttagtaaaaaatatgtttaaaaagaataaacaaaACTTACATTCGTAGTTGATATTTGGAAACAATAAAGAATTTAGAAGGAAAGGCAGAAATAAATACGAAGCGCGcttcaaattttatattattgTAACTGCTTTTGTTAGTTGAGTTATTTGATTGCTTGCCTTCTTCACAGCAATTTTTCCAGTAAATCATCGAAATATCTTTCTTCTAACAGAAATTAGCATTGTAGTTTTAGAAAAGGAAGAATTTTATTCCAAgcgtttttgtaaataattatgaataactgataagAAAATGTTTCcaggggtgcattcggaaacgcggatcggtcgcctcggtgcaaccgcatcgttcggaaacgcttgcggtggaaccggtgacgtcacttaaccgcgttcggaaacactgcggttgttttctggcggtcgacttggtagcaacctgtggcaccgctgtctggaagcggttagcgagatcacaaacgtcacaaagtctgtgttggccaatccggtcgtgtttcatgttctGATCGTAATGCCGTAGCCTACGAGAATCTGTGCTGTTGCTTGAAGAGCCTGTTATTTTCCCTTCGAAAGCGAGGGACAGGGGCAGGGAATTTCGCCCCTAGATGGCGCCTATAGCGAGGCCAACAAAGCTCTCTGACAGGCAAACACAATGTGTTTTGGACTGTCAAACTTATTAGATATCTTGCTATAATATgcatactttttcaaattttcaactttcaagcaTCTAAGGCAACCCAGGATACTCTCCCTTAGCAcctggaaatgaaaaatattgtcctttgAGTCACAATAGCGCGAGGAAAACAAGCATCGAAAATGAGATAAATTCCGGTCAgagaattaaagtaataatttcaaacgCAAAGAATGTCCTTGTTTTTCGTAAATTTTCGTTGAAAACTTCTTTTACTCTTCTCGGTGCATTTACCagataacattttgtttttgccaaatgtattttttacttttaatacgttttttttttttttttttgtttcattagatGCTAAAACCTAACTTTCTAAAAGCAGTTTTCTTTAAACATATGAAATccaggggtgtcccccccccccaagcttacTAACAAAAATCACCCCCTCCCGTGAAAAAATTTTCTCGACCCTTTTTCCTTTcgtatttttgctcttttttttaaaataaatttgtttaaaaaaaatattttatgattatttatttttaataattattattattttattagaaaagttctgtgctacgcaaatgacatacacagacacacaaactaactaaataaaaagagtataaacagttttcaaaaaaaaaaatttaatcaaaaataaataaattaaaacaaaaaaacttttaaaacttttgattcccCCCGGCCCCATTTAGATGGCATTTTCTTACAATTGTGAGATTCAacaaaatgagatcaaaaaccttttttaccccccccccagaaattgtTGATGGTACAGGCTACGTtatgatccccctcccccccctcctgtGGTCACTCCTGACGAATATAGCAATCCGAAGAAGCATAATTGTAATAAgactgataaaaaatatgtatgaccTTTTAGAGAATTGATTTCAATGTGAAAGGaaacaggcgggggggggggagtagggtCCTGGTGCAGACAgtgctgaaatttttaggaggtagtttaagaattttatttgggACATGATTTAATGATTAACTGTCTTAACCCAGATTCACCCCGCCCCGCTTTGAGTTTCGTTGTCTGCTTTGTTTCACACTGAAATGAATTCTCTGAAGGTCATgcatctttttatcagagccagTAATTGAAGAAGGTTTTCGATCTTGTTTCATGCAGtccctcttggggggggggggttggagggAGCTCCGTGCAATGGAAAGGGTGTGTCATCGTTCTTGGGTAGATGGGCAACGTATCGCTCCTTCGAACGCTAAGGAGCGCCCTCCAATGACAAGACTCCTccaaaggaaatttaaaaaaactctaaaattccCCCCtgttaatttaagtaaaaaagacTACCCTTTTACCCCCGTTTGCACCCAAGCGAGAAATATCCCCCCCCCTTAGGAGGAAGGTACACACCTTCAAATGCAAAAAGCACGCCCCGTTAAcgggactcccccccccccaaatacgattttaaaatctcctaaaatcccctccccctttttataCCAATGGCGCAGTCTCTGCCAGGAGTCCCCATTCTCCACGACTAATATTTTCTTTCCACACAGAAATGAACTCTCTCAAGGTCATACgtctttttatcagagccataAAATACAAGCACTTGCTTATGCCTTTTCAgatagtcatttaaaaaaaaaaaaaaaaccctccagaaaatattttgatcaaaaaaaaaaaacctccagaaggtatttctggctgcgctagtgccacagttcaaagattaatgtaagggaaaaaatgaaaaatccaaattttggtcgatttttctcattttaaaactctattgtagccttaaacaatttttattttggatggGAGGGGGGCAGCTGCCCTCCCTTCCCTTGCCCTTACTCCTTCTAGCTGCGCCCATGATGACCAATAAAATGAAGTTCCGAAACTTACATTGACTTTGAACTGCAATTCATTTTCCTGCTACGACTTCGTACAGTTTGCTTTCATTATTTAGTATAAACTTATTTTacatgtaaaaattttttcgaaaggcatttgagaaaatttacccccaggggtgcccacctagaaaaGGGGGGTCAAggtgcagactgcaccattaaaatttttacgggGGATGCTCTGatggatatttttctcatttgggaatTGTCTcctgcttttttttggggggggagggtctttgtgatatttagggggtgtgTGCCCTTACTCTTAGAGGGGGTGAGCAGCCCTGGGTGCACAGTGCCCGATTAAGTTATCTGGAACCTAAGGTCAAACGCTCTTTCAAGGCCCTTTTGTATTTAAGTCTAAACCTCACAATTTTTGTCGTTGGCTGAAACAGTTTAAGGCATTTGGAGGCCCCTAAAAAGTGGGGGCTCTATAGTTAGTcagtctattcagtaatcagactcTGCGTGCGACCGGCGTGTTAGCATGTGCCCTTTGGTATAAAAAGGTTGGGGACCGCTGGtatcagagcccgatcattctgatattggacatagggcacatttctatttcaggggcCCCTAgagcccgactaagatttttgaagacagtGGGCATGAAAGTCATTTcgtgccccctccccctgttTCCGCTGATTCTGAAGCTactaaatatttcgatacttgcgtattaacacaaccattctaaatttggtggtacctcatatcagaacatttaaaaagtagaagagatatagtatacgataattcgAGTAGATGTGTTAAACTTTGCCTGTTACAGTTTACCGTAAATATAAAAGTTATCTacaatataacttttaataacaAATACAGATCAAGCTGGGAatggttttgggatttgcaaagagatcaaatttttaagaggaatttttataagatattttttctttgtcttggcatttgcaaaaatatcaatgatattatTGTACTCtatagattctgagtgaaatcattatttatttttatttagcatgataaattaagggaatTTTAggcccctgaaatctaagaggaggggcctgtgccgcatgcccctgcggtaatcacgCTCTAGTTGGTATAGAACAGGGttctccaacctttttcacttgtgggccacattgaaaattttttgagacaaGGCGGGCCGGTCCAACAATATTTTAGCCCAAATGGTCCATTTAGCATATGGCCTATCCTCCACCCATACATCgcgaatgatatatatatatatatatatatatatatatatatatatatatatatatatatatatatatatatatatatatatatatatatatatatatatatatatatatatatatatatatattagggtggtccttatttatatggggaaaaaaaatttcggaattcaacaagtgacgcccccttgTTTTGTggcactataataaaaagtaatcggtgcaaaatttgaactcgatcggtcaataataatacgtgcccctaggacgttgaacttgaacacttttgataattttcccacaaatcttcgagtttttgcTTCAGATCCcatacatcgtttctcctatgtttgctaaatatttttacagcgaggtagcactaaaattaacctttttaattacttcatatcgtctaaagattttacattgaataaaaatgaaatagtgctttagaaactttaccttaatcgtacacttttctcaatgtatctcaatcgtgtgcatttttttccgatagtcttggactgtctgtaaaatactaaattgcttttgtgactcatatttggtaaattgattgtgaaattcttcgattaattgtgctcctctttcagtagTATCATTCACatctttcagcattttaacgatatctcttccctctTCTCTTTagatagcttccttcattttgccataaatcagtatcaaataggaaaacatctttcgatgtttgtaacttatcaaacagttttattgacttgtaattcattctataaagaggaagatctttactaagaaagtattccaaatcatctactgttatctgaaattttttatacagtcatcagacacgtctttctattcagcaagcatttttttgaagtattctTTTCCTAtctccaaaataattccttcatccaatacggacaaagctacagtagccctaagtaccataagtgatttatgaatttttcaatcactgcttttgctgcatgtttgtcatcattttgtacgctgcaggttttttaaacactagactttatattaatttaaaaggcctagaatgggttgctgcgaaaaactatattttcatacaacatttaactgtaaaacagcatttacgggcattctcttcatgtaagatgaatttaaattgtttcctaaatatataaatattcaaacaatatatTCAAACAATTATACttc contains:
- the LOC129216504 gene encoding transforming acidic coiled-coil-containing protein 3-like, which encodes MNLLDSTEIFSTNNPSKDIPNVNIAGNKNLLDSTSVSLGTHSEIFSDFSNSNARNDVPDDNVAGNENLLDSTDVGLNTHCEIFPEFSSNNTRNNIPDSNIAGHKNLLDSTDIGSTQGEIFSDFPSNENANLLKDDEFHDAVQFFKDPSSMSFLENAGSSKVAIENNVARSSLYVNFDPLHEKFSNQCSNKSNKLGFILETAQESDTIVENERNVINEEVNTDIDAAKKEEIVNKPLANISVRESLGNVLISFDSPVVRNHTSAVPEPDPVTLYSEEELQQRLKMQELSLQEGFLIRQREIEQESLKKLEEMEQQKNNLSKLCVAFHASLTEMSVMALNFSEKLKTLEAENNDLEIENKKIKEDLKVSTSDFQSLESTFSDFHKRYEQCKNMLKVYKDNEDCLKQQVLTIQMELQEKEKKYQLLQSRAEEMLQKANTDLANAKKVSDAQAAVLKAQLKKAELKISSLESDYKQIKIENSKLGGICDDLMAKVSET